In Penaeus monodon isolate SGIC_2016 chromosome 8, NSTDA_Pmon_1, whole genome shotgun sequence, one DNA window encodes the following:
- the LOC119575810 gene encoding uncharacterized protein LOC119575810 isoform X1: MKSVALLVFLAGVVAALPHSHGECSLMGALRKGRHFHRGRLPPCVRGLMPQGEELKACFKENFRRYRFRNGQSGLRNGFEGMIECLVEKMNLETENGTLDVEQAVLKMSEFEGYDIEAIASIQSSVEECAANSTSSNATEQLTEIVLCVSNKSREFCTERLELLKTWDENANCSSVSIPTDTLSIIEECEPDEETSRRRGPHRRRGRKPANRGHGKKMWSQILCVNENIGSYNASTGFNFTVIAEHIATFSGWDTIPGALENLTEKIIECQPEFTGDAQTQAAEWMLCLRPSFVEICGLGGDITEYLFPAIRKMIKQSSEEDDDDDDDVDEPCTCDIFPSPRLFDTLKLTGDTDDLLELDEEAEMLSVEGDDPEMMLGQMKRRGRRMAPAGQEELVRGIQREPNPRQLAGDERQRRSDDRRPYYCVPVG, from the exons ATGAAGAGTGTGGCGTTGCTGGTCTTCCTGGCGGGGGTTGTTGCTGCCCTCCCCCACTCGCACG GCGAGTGCAGCCTGATGGGGGCACTGCGGAAGGGCAGGCACTTCCACCGCGGGCGCTTGCCTCCGTGCGTGCGAGGGCTGATGCCACAGGGCGAGGAGCTCAAGGCTTGCTTCAAAGAG AACTTCCGCAGATATCGCTTCAGAAATGGTCAGTCAG GCTTGCGAAATGGATTTGAAGGGATGATAGAGTGTCTGGTGGAGAAAATGAACCTCGAGACGGAAAACGGAACTCTCGATGTCGAACAGGCTGTTCTCAAGATGAGTGAATTCGAAGGATATGATATAGAG GCGATTGCCAGCATCCAATCCTCCGTAGAGGAATGCGCCGCAAACTCCACCAGCTCCAATGCAACCGAG CAACTGACGGAAATCGTGCTGTGCGTGAGCAACAAATCACGCGAGTTCTGCACCGAAAGACTCGAACTGCTGAAGACTTGGGATGAAAATGCCAACTGTAGCTCGGTGTCCATCCCCACGGAT ACCCTCAGTATCATTGAAGAGTGCGAGCCTG ACGAGGAGACCTCCAGGCGCCGAGGCCCCCACAGAAGGCGTGGAAGAAAGCCGGCAAACCGAGGCCACGGCAAGAAA ATGTGGTCCCAGATCTTGTGCGTCAACGAAAATATTGGCTCGTACAATGCTTCAACAGGATTCAATTTCACCGTTATTGCTGAACACATCGCCACCTTCTCCGGCTGGGACACCATTCCAGGG GCTcttgaaaacctgacggaaaAGATTATCGAGTGCCAGCCCGAATTCACAGGCGACGCTCAAACCCAGGCAGCCGAGTGGATGCTGTGCTTACGCCCTTCTTTCGTGGAAATCTGCGGTCTAGGAGGCG ATATTACCGAATACCTCTTCCCGGCTATTAGGAAAATGATCAAGCAATCAagcgaagaagatgatgatgacgatgatgatgtggatg AACCGTGCACATGCGACATCTTTCCTTCCCCGCGCCTCTTCGACACGTTAAAACTAACCGGTGATACTGATGACTTGCTGGAGCTGGACGAGGAGGCGGAAATGCTGTCGGTTGAAGGCGATGACCCTGAGATGATGCTAGGCCAGATGAAG agacGAGGCAGGAGGATGGCGCCAGCGGGGCAGGAAGAACTCGTCCGAGGAATCCAACGAGAGCCGAACCCCAGACAACTCGCCGGAGACGAGCGACAGCGACGAAGTGACGACCGTCGCCCCTACTACTGTGTTCCCGTAGGTTGA
- the LOC119575810 gene encoding uncharacterized protein LOC119575810 isoform X2, whose amino-acid sequence MKSVALLVFLAGVVAALPHSHGECSLMGALRKGRHFHRGRLPPCVRGLMPQGEELKACFKENFRRYRFRNGQSGLRNGFEGMIECLVEKMNLETENGTLDVEQAVLKMSEFEGYDIEAIASIQSSVEECAANSTSSNATEQLTEIVLCVSNKSREFCTERLELLKTWDENANCSSVSIPTDTLSIIEECEPDEETSRRRGPHRRRGRKPANRGHGKKMWSQILCVNENIGSYNASTGFNFTVIAEHIATFSGWDTIPGALENLTEKIIECQPEFTGDAQTQAAEWMLCLRPSFVEICGLGGDITEYLFPAIRKMIKQSSEEDDDDDDDVDEPCTCDIFPSPRLFDTLKLTGDTDDLLELDEEAEMLSVEGDDPEMMLGQMKVRWRQRGRKNSSEESNESRTPDNSPETSDSDEVTTVAPTTVFP is encoded by the exons ATGAAGAGTGTGGCGTTGCTGGTCTTCCTGGCGGGGGTTGTTGCTGCCCTCCCCCACTCGCACG GCGAGTGCAGCCTGATGGGGGCACTGCGGAAGGGCAGGCACTTCCACCGCGGGCGCTTGCCTCCGTGCGTGCGAGGGCTGATGCCACAGGGCGAGGAGCTCAAGGCTTGCTTCAAAGAG AACTTCCGCAGATATCGCTTCAGAAATGGTCAGTCAG GCTTGCGAAATGGATTTGAAGGGATGATAGAGTGTCTGGTGGAGAAAATGAACCTCGAGACGGAAAACGGAACTCTCGATGTCGAACAGGCTGTTCTCAAGATGAGTGAATTCGAAGGATATGATATAGAG GCGATTGCCAGCATCCAATCCTCCGTAGAGGAATGCGCCGCAAACTCCACCAGCTCCAATGCAACCGAG CAACTGACGGAAATCGTGCTGTGCGTGAGCAACAAATCACGCGAGTTCTGCACCGAAAGACTCGAACTGCTGAAGACTTGGGATGAAAATGCCAACTGTAGCTCGGTGTCCATCCCCACGGAT ACCCTCAGTATCATTGAAGAGTGCGAGCCTG ACGAGGAGACCTCCAGGCGCCGAGGCCCCCACAGAAGGCGTGGAAGAAAGCCGGCAAACCGAGGCCACGGCAAGAAA ATGTGGTCCCAGATCTTGTGCGTCAACGAAAATATTGGCTCGTACAATGCTTCAACAGGATTCAATTTCACCGTTATTGCTGAACACATCGCCACCTTCTCCGGCTGGGACACCATTCCAGGG GCTcttgaaaacctgacggaaaAGATTATCGAGTGCCAGCCCGAATTCACAGGCGACGCTCAAACCCAGGCAGCCGAGTGGATGCTGTGCTTACGCCCTTCTTTCGTGGAAATCTGCGGTCTAGGAGGCG ATATTACCGAATACCTCTTCCCGGCTATTAGGAAAATGATCAAGCAATCAagcgaagaagatgatgatgacgatgatgatgtggatg AACCGTGCACATGCGACATCTTTCCTTCCCCGCGCCTCTTCGACACGTTAAAACTAACCGGTGATACTGATGACTTGCTGGAGCTGGACGAGGAGGCGGAAATGCTGTCGGTTGAAGGCGATGACCCTGAGATGATGCTAGGCCAGATGAAGGTCA GATGGCGCCAGCGGGGCAGGAAGAACTCGTCCGAGGAATCCAACGAGAGCCGAACCCCAGACAACTCGCCGGAGACGAGCGACAGCGACGAAGTGACGACCGTCGCCCCTACTACTGTGTTCCCGTAG